The genomic window TGACTTTCCTCGGGACGGGCTCGGCCTACCCGTCTCCTCACCGCGGTGCCTCGGCTCTGGTGCTGCGGACCCAGGGGGAGTGTTGGCTGTTTGACTGCGGGGAGGGGACCCAGACCCAGCTGATGAGGAGCCAGCTCAGAGCCGGTGAGTCACTGCTGCTCATCTTCCTGCCTCGCCTTTAAAAGTTTCTGAGAAACTAAAATAAGTTCCTGAAAACCAGCGGTGAATAACCAAAATGATATATTAATGCTCCTACCTCCCTCACGCCAACTCTCCATGCTGTCATCTTCACTTTGGAGCTTAAGAGGTTTCTCAGTAAAGTGAATTACTCCCTTCCAGAAGTAGAGTACAGTGTTAATCACAGGTCCACTAAATTTTAGCACAATTATAGGGTGTCCTTAAAAGTACTtgcagtggtgcccccagaaatttttcataggggtggccagatgggggccactgaaaatcttggggtggtaCACCAAAACCAAAGCCATtatgaatttcaggaattcaaCTAACTTTATGCTGCTGTAGTATAGAAGCTAGTTGAAATTGATATAAATATGGAGAGTTAACGAACTGCATACTGCATTTAATCCACGTCTTACAATCTAATTTACTTTGGACAAACTGTTCTCTGTTCTCTCCATAATCCCGTTACATCACCGGTGATATGtaatgatacgtcatgtttccTTCTCAGGTCGAATCACCAAGGTTTTCATCTCCCACTTACATGGAGATCACCTGTTTGGGCTGCCTGGTCTTCTCTGCACTGTGAGCCTCAACACCAACCCTGAGCAGCAGAACATGAACTGTGTGGACATTTACGGGCCCCGGGGCCTCCGGCACTTTCTGAGGGTGACACTTGGCCTCACAGGATCACAGCTGCTCTTCCCTTATGCAGGCAGGTCCAACATGTACCACCTGAGCTCTAATGTGGCCACAGTATTACAGTAAATACAACACTGATGATCTttaaattttggcacaaacagccATTATTAACTATGGGTTGCacatagattttattttatgtcaaaaTGAGTTTATCCAGAAACATCAAAAGCTGACTTTAGGTAGCAAACATGTGTATAGTACAGAGTATATGGGAAGTTTATCAAGACATTATGAGCTGCAGAGCAAACCTCCCCTGCAGGTTGAGTGTGTATCTTACACTACAGGCTGTGATCCATACCACCCCAGCCTAATTTACTGTATTCATTCtcatctttgttgttttattgtactTACTGCTCATGTACTATGCTCTCATCTCATCTATATTCTGTATGTTGCTGTAGTGCATGAGCTGGAGCCCACAACTGACCAGAGTCCAGAAGAGGGACAGCTCAGTCTGGAGGTATGTGACTGAGTTTGGTGTTATTCCTGCATGGTGATAAATCAGACCAGAGTGCAAAGCACAAACTGTGCTttgaaaacttttctttttgtgagGTCAGtaacagtttgcatttttttagTGTGTGTAATTTCAATCTTCTGTGCCCAAATGTTAACTGAGATAGTCTGCTTGACATCCATTCATTTAAACCTCTGTGAAAATATATCCTCAGCCCAAGAGACAGCAGTGACAGTGTTCTCCACCCACACAGGAGCATGCAATCTTTAATGAtgtgtgttgtgtctgcagATCACAACAGAGCATGGTCCTCTGCACCCACAGGAGCAGCCTGGCAGGACGATCCCCCTGGATGTCTCAAGTGACTGTTATCCCCTCTTTGAGGATAAGACGTTTGTGGTGAAGGCCTTCAGGTTGTTCCACCGCATCCCCTCCTTTGGTTTTTGCATTCAGGAGCATGATCGACCTGGAAGACTGTGGTTTTTGCATTCAGGAGCATGATCGACCTGGAAGACTGAAGACTGAAATCCTGAAGGAACTAGGTAAAtacactttgtgtctctttttatttctttttatttcttttcttgaaTTGTATGACTTGTATAAAAATGCACTTGTGCCTGGTTCTGTTTTACATAGTTCAGTCATTGTTCAATCATCGTTTCCACTCCCACAGGTAGCTATGAATAGATGTAGAAACGCCCTGAAACATTTGCATATCAATAGTCATGCCTGCTCCACCGCTCATTAGATCTGTCAGTGACAATAACAGCTGATAGAAGAAGGGCAGTTTCTGACTGTGTTGCATCAGTGAGGGTTTTCAACGCCACCAGCAAGGCTGTCATTATGTGTGAGTGCTACAAAGAATGTGGCTATTAATAGTGACCACACCACTGATTAATCACATGTACCTGTAAAGTGTACTGTGACTATATTTTTTATGACagactataccatgacttttatctgacattttaagtggcatactatcctatgacgtttttatgacatttttttaggtcatactatactatgacgtttttatgacattttttaattcatattatactgtgacgtttttatgacattttttaattcatattatactgtgacgtttttattacatttttttaggtcatactatactatgacgtttttatgacatttttttagctCATACTAtatatgacgtttttatgacatttttaggtcatactatactatgacgtttttatgacatttttttagctcgtactatactatgacgtttttatgacatttttaggtcatactatactgtgacgtttttatgacattttttaggtcatactatactatgacgtttttatgacatttttttatgtcatactatactatgaagtttttatgactttttttatgtcataatatactatgacgtttttatgacatttttttagctcgtactatactatgacgtttttatgacattttttaggtcatactatactatgacgtttttatgacatttttttagctggtactatactatgacgtttttatgacattttttaggtcatactatactgtgacgtttttctgacatttttttagctcgtactatactgtgacgattttatgacatttttaggtcatactatgctatgacgtttttatgacatttttaggtcatactatactatgacgtttttatgacattttttagctcgtactatactatgacgattttatgacatttttagctcgtactatactatgacgattttatgacatttttaggtcatactatactatgacgtttttaggacatttttttagctcgtactatactatgacgattttatgacatttttagctCATaatatactatatactatgacgattttatgacatttttagctcataatatactatgacgtttttatgacattttttttagctcatactatactatgacgtttttatgacatttttttagttcgtactatactatgacgtttttatgacatttttttagctcatactatactatgacgattttatgacatttttaggtcatactatactatgacaattttatgacatttttaggtcatactatactatgacgtttttatgacatttttttagctcatactatactatgacgtttttctgacattttttttagctcatactatactatgacgtttttctgacatttttaggtcatactatactatgacgattttatgacatttttaggtcatactatactatgacgtttttatgacatttttttagctcatactatactatgacgtttttctgacATTTNNNNNNNNNNNNNNNNNNNNNNNNNNNNNNNNNNNNNNNNNNNNNNNNNNNNNNNNNNNNNNNNNNNNNNNNNNNNNNNNNNNNNNNNNNNNNNNNNNNNNNNNNNNNNNNNNNNNNNNNNNNNNNNNNNNNNNNNNNNNNNNNNNNNNNNNNNNNNNNNNNNNNNNNNNNNNNNNNNNNNNNNNNNNNNNNNNNNNNNNNNNNNNNNNNNNNNNNNNNNNNNNNNNNNNNNNNNNNNNNNNNNNNNNNNNNNNNNNNNNNNNNNNNNNNNNNNNNNNNNNNNNNNNNNNNNNNNNNNNNNNNNNNNNNNNNNNNNNNNNNNNNNNNNNNNNNNNNNNNNNNNNNNNNNNNNNNNNNNNNNNNNNNNNNNNNNNNNNNNNNNNNNNNNNNNNNNNNNNNNNNNNNNNNNNNNNNNNNNNNNNNNNNNNNNNNNNNNNNNNNNNNNNNNNNNNNNNNNNNNNNNNNNNNNNNNNNNNNNNNNNNNNNNNNNNNNNNNNNNNNNNNNNNNNNNNNNNNNNNNNNNNNNNNNNNNNNNNNNNNNNNNNNNNNNNNNNNNNNNNNNNNNNNNNNNNNNNNNNNNNNNNNNNNNNNNNNNNNNNNNNNNNNNNNNNNNNNNNNNNNNNNNNNNNNNNNNNNNNNNNNNNNNNNNNNNNNNNNNNNNNNNNNNNNNNNNNNNNNNNNNNNNNNNNNNNNNNNNNNNNNNNNNNNNNNNNNNNNNNNNNNNNNNNNNNNNNNNNNNNNNNNNNNNNNNNNNNNNNNNNNNNNNNNNNNNNNNNNNNNNNNNNNNNNNNNNNNNNNNNNNNNNNNNNNNNNNNNNNNNNNNNNNNNNNNNNNNNNNNNNNNNNNNNNNNNNNNNNNNNNNNNNNNNNNNNNNNNNNNNNNNNNNNNNNNNNNNNNNNNNNNNNNNNNNNNNNNNNNNNNNNNNNNNNNNNNNNNNNNNNNNNNNNNNNNNNNNNNNNNNNNNNNNNNNNNNNNNNNNNNNNNNNNNNNNNNNNNNNNNNNNNNNNNNNNNNNNNNNNNNNNNNNNNNNNNNNNNNNNNNNNNNNNNNNNNNNNNNNNNNNNNNNNNNNNNNNNNNNNNNNNNNNNNNNNNNNNNNNNNNNNNNNNNNNNNNNNNNNNNNNNNNNNNNNNNNNNNNNNNNNNNNNNNNNNNNNNNNNNNNNNNNNNNNNNNNNNNNNNNNNNNNNNNNNNNNNNNNNNNNNNNNNNNNNNNNNNNNNNNNNNNNNNNNNNNNNNNNNNNNNNNNNNNNNNNNNNNNNNNNNNNNNNNNNNNNNNNNNNNNNNNNNNNNNNNNNNNNNNNNNNNNNNNNNNNNNNNNNNNNNNNNNNNNNNNNNNNNNNNNNNNNNNNNNNNNNNNNNNNNNNNNNNNNNNNNNNNNNNNNNNNNNNNNNNNNNNNNNNNNNNNNNNNNNNNNNNNNNNNNNNNNNNNNNNNNNNNNNNNNNNNNNNNNNNNNNNNNNNNNNNNNNNNNNNNNNNNNNNNNNNNNNNNNNNNNNNNNNNNNNNNNNNNNNNNNNNNNNNNNNNNNNNNNNNNNNNNNNNNNNNNNNNNNNNNNNNNNNNNNNNNNNNNNNNNNNNNNNNNNNNNNNNNNNNNNNNNNNNNNNNNNNNNNNNNNNNNNNNNNNNNNNNNNNNNNNNNNNNNNNNNNNNNNNNNNNNNNNNNNNNNNNNNNNNNNNNNNNNNNNNNNNNNNNNNNNNNNNNNNNNNNNNNNNNNNNNNNNNNNNNNNNNNNNNNNNNNNNNNNNNNNNNNNNNNNNNNNNNNNNNNNNNNNNNNNNNNNNNNNNNNNNNNNNNNNNNNNNNNNNNNNNNNNNNNNNNNNNNNNNNNNNNNNNNNNNNNNNNNNNNNNNNNNNNNNNNNNNNNNNNNNtgacgtttttatgacatttttaggtcatactatactatgacgtttttatgacatttttttagctcgtactatactatgacgtttttatgacatttttaggtcatactatactgtgacgtttttatgacattttttaggtcatactatactgtgacgtttttatgacattttttaggtcatactatactaagacgtttttatgacatttttttaggtcatactatactgtgacgtttttatgacattttttaggtcatactatactgtgacgtttttatgacattttttaggtcatactatactaagacgtttttatgacatttttttaggtcatactatactatgatgtttttatgacattttttttaggtcatactatactgtgacatttttaggCCATTTTTTTaggtcatactatactgtgacgtttttatgacattttttttatgtcatactatactgtgatatttttatgacatttttaatggctTACTTTATGACGtgataattttttttgttcaaaatctttttattcagttttttcagACAGTACAGGGTAGTGCATACAAATCATTTACAACATGGTATCTGCTCATGGAAGGAAGGATAaccaagaaagaaaataaaaccccAACAAAATCCCACTAACCCTCCTAGCTCCCAGCCTCCCAACTTCCTGTTGAGGTTGTGGCCAAATAACACTGCTGTCGGTGGATAATCTTGCAAGTATCAAATGGCATATGTACATACACATACCACAtttatacatacagtacatacacaaatcagaaaaacaaacactattcaacattttttaggtcatattatactatgtcatttttgtgagatttgtagtagtagtagtagtatacaatactatgatgtttttgtgacttttttatgtaatactataatatgactatGCCATACTTTACTATGATTGTAAATGGTCTAATTTGATCTCATTTTTGCTGCCTAGGCCTGAAACCAGGGCCGCTTTATGGGAGGCTGAAAGCTGGTGAGCCTGTAACTCTGGAGAGTGGGCGTGTCATTCTACCAAGTGAAGTGCTGGAAGAAGCCATTCCTGGGAGGAAAGTTTGCATCTTAGGAGACTGTAGCTCAGTTCTTGGGGAAGGACCACTGAGGCTGTGCAATGAAGCGGACATTCTAGTTCACGAGGCCACCCTTGGGGACGAGCACCGGGAGAAAGCGGTGGACCATGGACACAGTACACCTGAAATGGCGGCAGCGTTGGCTAGGGCTTGCTGTGCACGGAGGCTGGTGTTGCACCATTTCAGCCAGAGATACAAACCTTGCTCTCTGCAGAAGGAAGGTGACGAGGACGATGTCTCAGAGCTCAAGAGACAGGCAGAAGATGCCCTAAAGGACAGTGGTATAGAAGTGACTCTAGCTGAGGACTTTCTTACTCTACCCATTCCTCTTAGAAGACCAAGGTAATGAattattaat from Epinephelus moara isolate mb chromosome 8, YSFRI_EMoa_1.0, whole genome shotgun sequence includes these protein-coding regions:
- the elac1 gene encoding zinc phosphodiesterase ELAC protein 1 → MAMDMTFLGTGSAYPSPHRGASALVLRTQGECWLFDCGEGTQTQLMRSQLRAGRITKVFISHLHGDHLFGLPGLLCTVSLNTNPEQQNMNCVDIYGPRGLRHFLRVTLGLTGSQLLFPYAVHELEPTTDQSPEEGQLSLEITTEHGPLHPQEQPGRTIPLDVSSDCYPLFEDKTFVVKAFRLFHRIPSFGFCIQEHDRPGRLLKTEILKELGLKPGPLYGRLKAGEPVTLESGRVILPSEVLEEAIPGRKVCILGDCSSVLGEGPLRLCNEADILVHEATLGDEHREKAVDHGHSTPEMAAALARACCARRLVLHHFSQRYKPCSLQKEGDEDDVSELKRQAEDALKDSGIEVTLAEDFLTLPIPLRRPR